A genomic region of Bubalus kerabau isolate K-KA32 ecotype Philippines breed swamp buffalo chromosome 10, PCC_UOA_SB_1v2, whole genome shotgun sequence contains the following coding sequences:
- the ARL14EPL gene encoding ARL14 effector protein-like translates to MTEQSGKTNSTQERPAGQTSEKNCQIGQKQLQQIERQLKCLAFQNPGPQVADFNPETRQQKKKARMSKMNEYFSVNSKVMKKYDKSGRLICNDADLCDCLEKNCLGCFYPCPKCNSNKCGPECRCNRRWVYDAIVTETGEVISAQPFDIPD, encoded by the exons atgactgaacaaTCAGGAAAAACCAATTCCACGCAAGAGAGACCTGCAGGTCAAACTTCTGAGAAAAACTGTCAGATCGGACAGAAGCAACTG cAACAGATAGAGCGGCAGTTAAAATGCTTGGCATTTCAAAATCCTGGACCACAGGTAGCTGACTTTAATCCTGAAACAAGgcagcaaaaaaagaaagcacGAATGTCAAAGATGAACGAGTATTTTTCTGTAAACTCCAA AGTCATGAAGAAGTACGACAAAAGCGGCAGGCTCATCTGCAACGACGCGGACCTGTGCGACTGCCTGGAGAAGAACTGCCTGGGCTGCTTCTACCCCTGCCCCAAGTGCAACTCCAACAAGTGCGGGCCCGAGTGCCGCTGCAACCGCCGCTGGGTCTACGACGCCATCGTCACCGAGACCGGGGAGGTCATCAGCGCGCAGCCGTTTGACATCCCCGACTAG